The DNA sequence CAGTTTATTGTTGATTTTCTATCATTTCCTAAGTAGAAACAAGGTGGAGTGGGAATTGATGTGCGAACTGAGGTGAGGTTTTTAAGCTTAGTTTCAAACCCAATTGTTATGGTATTGACCAAAGAGTAACATGCATTGCAAAACACTATTTACATATTAACGTATGGATTGAGCAGATAAGAAGACAATCAACAAGGGAATTTGAAATCTTCCAAGAACGGTGGAATCAAGCTATTTCTGAAGACAAAACCTGGGTTGATCCATTTAAAAGTGACCAAAGACGCATAAGAAAACAACGAGACACACAACGCCTTTCTAAGCACTTTATATCTTAAAGTTTCATTCACAAAACATTACCTTTATTTATAGGCATAATTTTGTTTGTGTAACTCAAAAATTcattcaatttttgaaaaataaattatatttttctttatattttcttgttatGGTTTGAACTTTGTTCTTATCACTATTTTCCTTTCTGAACGAGATCTCAGATCTCTGGTTGATGCTTTCAAAGAACCCTAATCTCATGGTTATTGTTTCCTGCATTTTCATCACtattttcctttctctctctttgaaAGTTATAATCAGTGTTTTAAATCTCCGACCTATCATTAACACCAATGATAAAACTCTTTTTGCAAAGTTTTTATGAACACTTAATATGCagaattttttagtttaacaaatatgataaaaaaaatgttgggatttaatttcattaaaacatTCTTTCTCATAATACAACTATCATTCATTCAATTAAAGTTgatatttcatatattattatgaaCCTATAAACTTACTTAGACATGTTTGATAGAGATaagttttttcatatttatattatcaCATCTTTTGTTccacatatatatgtattaataataaaaagaataggaatgtgaaattaattaaaaaatttaaaacacatttcaaaaagataaaagattcatatttatttttctaacatcataatagaacttgtccaaataaataataaaatcattttgacTCAAAACAAGACCGTCCAAAACTCCAAAGAATGAACTAAAGACTCAATATgtgaaacaaaatgataaaaactacaTGTCTAGAACTTCATGTAATTAATACAGAAACTCATGTTCCAATGTTACATCCTATCAAAGCATTGTGTTTCAACGTGTTCTATCATGAGGTTCTCCATAGTCATCCATCTTACCATCCGCTCCCacaaacacaaggttcgagattattacaagatccaaacacaaacaacacacaggaagtgaattatcacattcctaactaatagaaagaaacgagacaacatgtagatatacatatcatataaatgaaatatcgcttacttaaacatagctcacgtcatTCCACCAGTTGTTGCGTAATATCACATCTCAACACAGcacatctcattcattttcacatcattcacatattcaaggatcaaaacacaatatcactcaaccaatcaatatcgatcaatacacaagcgttatgcaacaaatatactaaaactcaatcttatatgcaatgtggtaccatgtcagtgaaaaatctcgtcgggtgcctaggagtacatgacaaaatAAACCACATATtggtaagtcaagtcactctcactaggtaaaatcatagggacaccagtcagggttactctgttttgcgagagcactccaatcatatgagatcaacataggctttaAGGAACATTCAAATTGAGTGTATTTATCCTTAAGACCTACACTTCGAAGAGTCTGTCAGGGACTTGCCCTCCTAATTCGtttccaacccagaaaacattttagcatgcAAAttttatctatgaactgtacaaaatacACGACtcttcaattgttctcaaaatatttttaacttgtcgcacctcaaagtgattaaactcgtcaggTTCTCATAGTGGATTCCATCAGAATATTCGTCGCGCATTAACTCGTTACCTTTAAAGGGGTCTtacagtcgtgtgattgtacggtttatagctcacaactcaatgcacacaacatctcaatacacatgtgtgatctcacaatttaacatatATTCAAGTGGTCACTTACACATAGTTCATCACACTTCCATAATCCCAAGACAAcacgttatcacacctcatgcaTTATATACActtcacacaataataatattaatatgttatgttcatatgattaaacccctcaaacaatttcacataatcatatcaaaatcaaaggaatcaaaatcataagtaaaaaatatgaaaacaccaagagtgttcaattttatcaaccaattcacatCAGCATATCAATTGActcatcaaacacaacaatcttgtaattataatcataaaagaAGAATCACAATACATTAAACATCctaaaataaatctcaatttgatcctctaaggattcctacacatgtttattctaaccctaattacaataaattcatctcttacctctaagcggactcacatGTATAATCTGACAGCGATAACAACATCTCTAGCATTTCCCTTAGATTCCTCAAACTTTTCTTCTGATTGCTCTGCTAGGGTTTCTAAGCGTTAGAGAGGAGAAGGGATTGGAGCCTCAATTCATTGTCTGTGTGCGGGGAGAATTTCTCCCTCCACAGTCATTATTACAAAAATCCCAACAGTGGGGATGTgctaaaatgtgttttaaaCTTGGTGTtaaaatttcacgacgatccaatgACTCACGTGTGTAGTCTGGCAGCAATAACAATATCTTTAGGTTTTCCTAagatttctcaaatttttcctCTAATTGTTCTGCTAAGGTTTCCAAACGTTAGAGAAGAGAAGGGATTAGAACCTCAATTTCATTATCTTCGTGCGAAGTGAATTTCTTCTTCCATAGACATTATTATGAAAATCCCAATGGTGGAgatgtgctaaaatatttttcaaacttagtgttaaaatttcatgatgatccaatggttaacgagtcTGAGATTGTAGTTTTATGGGACAAATTTGAGTGTATACTAAAAAAAGATAGGGTTTTGGAAGAGTGGGAAGGGAAAACAGATTTGAGAGAAAGAGAGCATTATATCTCTATTTGTAGTTAGGGTACTTTCAGCCtattatttaatctatttttctttatttttttattttataaaataaactttattttactctttatcaaatgcataaataaaactatttttccttattttatttaccttaaaactattattttaattaataaaactatttttccttatttatttaattacaaaaatctcattatttttctaaaacttaatttatttttaaataaaatattttttaatttattttacaaaaaatgagGTGTTACACATACTCGAGAATCATGATTTTTGAAAATGTGTAAAATGTGTAACTAACACTTCTTGTTTACTCCAAAAAGTTGAATTCCTACTTTCctccttaaaaatatttttagtagaaAGTGAGTTAAGATTGATTCTcaagaattataattttcccataatcttttttttaagtgaatatCAAACATGGGATCATAGTTTCTCAATCTAAGATTtccttggaaaataaaaaaatttcgtcTAACAAACACTCCCTTAATTAATtccttataataaatataaatttcttgATTAAACTATCAATTCTTTAAATAACTTTACAAAACAATTTCCATTAAgataagagactaaaaaatgACTAATATAATGCTTATTAGGggttacattttaatttaaaatgtatttcccaataacattttaaaattttctaatctCTTTCACTTCACCATTCCAacaaataaacattattttataagtttttaaaacataacttaattttgtttaaagaaTAACATCAAAATATCTAAAATACTGTACATAAAACTTAtctttaaaacattaaataaaataccaataaacgattatattaaaaaaaaaatcaacattttttaatttttgcctGAACTTATTCTGACATATGGAGTGATTACTCAACTACTTCATTAAACAACTGGTAGTAGTTTTGGTAGCCCAAAGAAATAGCcactaaaattcattaaaaaccaCTGTTTCAATCTGCAGTCAAGATTGTGCGTTATGGAAGATCACGAAAGCCAGAGAAAAGTCAGAATCCTGTGCCTCCATGGATTCAGGACCAGTGGTGAAATCCTCAAGCAATTAGTCTTAAGATGGCCTGAACCTGTCTTGCAAAAGCTGGAGCTTGTGTTCCTCGATGGCCCGTTTCCTGCACAGGGAAGATCTGATGTTGAAGGCATTTTTGACCCTCCTTATTTTGAATGGTTCCAAGCCAATGAGGTTGTATTGTAAGGACAATTACTCAATGTTAATCATAATCATATGGTGctaattaacttttatttatttgtgtgcAGGAGTTCACTGAGTATACCAACTTTGAAGAATGTTTAGCATACATTGAAGATTACATGCTAAAAAATGGTCCTTTTGATGGTTTCCTTAGCTTCTCTCAGGTGCGGGCTGTGCGGTTATGATATTTTCTTAATGAAGTTTTTGTATGTTCTGTTTTTCCAATTTTGACAAATCAGGAATGTTAATTGTCTTGTCTCTTAGGGAGCAATTTTAGCGGCTGCATTGCCAGGAATGCAAGCGCAGGTACTAAAACAGAAACTCATCGTATTTTGCTGTTTAAACTTTCCCTTTATAGATAGCAAGTTGACCCTTTTTAGATTTTAGTTAGAAAAACTCAAAAGTACTTTTACCCTCAATGTAAAAAATCATTCCTCCTTCCTTTTTGTGTATTGGAACTTGTAATTGTACATTAGAATTTGCCAGAGTACTTTCCTAACTTTAATCCAATCATAACATTAATGTTATAAGTTTGCAAGGAGGctaaagttaaataagtttgatttgattaaaGTGAGTGATGACTAAAGGGTGTGGCACTTGGGAAGGTGGACAAGATCAAGTTCCTGATTGAGATATCAGGAGCCAAGTTTGGTGAAAACAGGTTTGGAATGCCTAAACTGGCTTCCAATGCATTTTCAAAACCAATTGATTGCCCGTCCCTTCACTTTATAGGTAGTTTCAACAAACCCAAGTCCCTTATGATTCTTTGCTTCATCAAATTTTCCATTGGATCTTCtatattgttattatataattgaacTAATTAATAGACTTTGTCTGTGTTATGTGGTGAAGGAGAGAAGGATTTCATGAAGGCAGAGAGCATTGCTTTGTTGGAAGCATTCCAAGATCCTGTTGTGATTCACCACCCTAGAGGGCATACAGTCCCCAAACTTGGTTAGTGGTATCTTCTCCTTTAATTAGTAATTTTGTTAACTATGACTGTTGTCAGGACGTATTTGAATAttggttttgttttgtgcaCACAATGTGTCTGAAATCTGAGACTTTGATCTGGTGCTTCTTTCTTTCAGATGATTATAGTCTTGAAATTATGGTCAATTTCATTGACACGATTCAGAGAATGATTTAGGATGGCCATATCAAGTCTTGAATCTTATGGAGACCTTTTGTCATTGTATTTTGTGAAACTTTACTGAAGCCATGtataataagaatattttcCATGTAATAAACTCGAATATATGAAGCCGGTGTCAATCAATTGTTAAATTTGGGTTCATTTTATATAGTTTCAtgttaatcatttatttattgcaTAGATACATTTACTCAGTTAAATTGGCATATAAGGTCCTAGCATCAAAACTTAGGCTGTATTCGAATCTTGTATTTGGAAGCTAGCTCAAGACCACATCCCCTCCCTTAAGAACTAACCATATAGAGGTATTATTCCAACCAATGAAGTCATGTGTAAAGGTTGCCTTAAGGAAGTCAACGCTACACTTGTATTTTGAttgcaaattttttttcaaaggtgAGTTGAATGCTTGAGCTAGTGGGACATTAGTTCAGTATTACATAATAATGTTCAAGTTAATTTCTGTCAAAGTTAGGGATTGTTTAATTGTGATTTGGCTAATAGAATCAAGTGGCTAGTTGTATAGTTTTCTATTGTTTGATCAATATGGTTGGCCcaaaattttcttatgttttcaACATCCTTGGGGAGGGGGAAATGGTTGAAATATTTGAAGTTGTACTCTTGGCAGTGGATTATTTCTAGGCGCGGGTTTCTGTtaggaagaagatgcagcagtaGGCCAAGAGGAGCACCACGCTGGTTCAGCTTAGGAAGAGCACTGCCATAGTAGTTAGTCACAACCATATAGAGGTTGTTAGGTCCACTACCAGTTTGTTACTGGTTTGTTGTTAAATAATCTGTTAGAAATGTAATATGAAGGAGTGTATAAAAGGAAAGTTAAGGAATGAATAAAGCAGAGAAGAATTTCAGTAGTATACATTAGAGTAAGGAGGTTTTCCTTGTCCTCGAAACAAGGATTGTGTCCTCTGTTCCTATCAGTTTCACAATCCATGAGCTTGTTTTGAAGTGTTTTAGTAGATGGTGTTAAGCTTGAGGTAGTAGGTGAAAGATACAGGAAATTGCAACTGGTATGTTTTGGAAAGGATTTATTTTGTTATGCAATGGATTTGATTTATTCTGCAGCTTCTGTGCAGTGGAAGGgatttattttgttatgtaGTGGAAAGggtatatttttgttatgcAGTTGTTCAATTTTATGAGCTTACATGCTGATTTAAATTATAGATGCTATCGGTGATTGGTGCATTGACCGTTCGTTGTGCACTCTACCTTGTTTGATGTTTCAGTGTGCTATGGAAATTTGCATAGTATATACTGAATAGTATTTCTTcagttttttttgtgtgtgtgaataATACAGAGGAACAAGAATCCTCTAGGAAAAAGAAATACCAGCAAAATCAGCTCTAAGCACATTACAAGCTAAATCAACTCTAAGCACACAAAAGTCATTCCTTGGAGCATAACACaacattttcaaataattttgcttcttcttttatttaccttttcctattatttcacttaatattttctcaagatttatttttaaactacaaATTCTACAATTTCGCATTATATATTGTgaagattaaatttattttataaactaatGCTATATATTCATTGATCAGCTCATCTCTTATCACAATTGCTTGTTATTCTTGATAATACTATCAAATgggatttttaaaagaaataaagtagtaaatgttttgtttataaaggaccatatttaatttgtttaagaaATAAGATTAGATTAATAGGTAGTCATTCATAAAAAGGATAATTTAATAGGTGAATATTTTCTGTAATCGTAGCCTATTATTAGGGAAAAGATCTGAGGATGAAAGGATAGcattcacaaataaaaataacaaaaaacatgaaTTCAATCCCTCTTGTCCATGTCTCCAAGaacatttcaataaaaatttactatCTCAAATATGATTACAAGTTTTCCAAATAAACATGAGAAAATCCTGACTATTACACAACCCCTTCTCACTATGTACGACATCTTTTCTCTTCATAAGGGAATCTTTTTATAATAGTGCTATTTATGAATATGATTTAGTAAACTTCAATATTTGTCCCATCTCTCCACCAGccttctcattatttttatttttttatgcttaagAAAGTTAAAACAAAGCAAACAAAAGGCAGAAAATACAGAACAACTATATCTAACACGAATAAACTAAGGGGGC is a window from the Glycine max cultivar Williams 82 chromosome 2, Glycine_max_v4.0, whole genome shotgun sequence genome containing:
- the LOC100794918 gene encoding esterase AGAP003155 isoform X4; translated protein: MEDHESQRKVRILCLHGFRTSGEILKQLVLRWPEPVLQKLELVFLDGPFPAQGRSDVEGIFDPPYFEWFQANEEFTEYTNFEECLAYIEDYMLKNGPFDGFLSFSQGAILAAALPGMQAQVDKIKFLIEISGAKFGENRFGMPKLASNAFSKPIDCPSLHFIGEKDFMKAESIALLEAFQDPVVIHHPRGHTVPKLG
- the LOC100794918 gene encoding esterase FUS5 isoform X5 yields the protein MEDHESQRKVRILCLHGFRTSGEILKQLVLRWPEPVLQKLELVFLDGPFPAQGRSDVEGIFDPPYFEWFQANEEFTEYTNFEECLAYIEDYMLKNGPFDGFLSFSQGAILAAALPGMQAQ
- the LOC100794918 gene encoding esterase AGAP003155 isoform X3; this encodes MEDHESQRKVRILCLHGFRTSGEILKQLVLRWPEPVLQKLELVFLDGPFPAQGRSDVEGIFDPPYFEWFQANEEFTEYTNFEECLAYIEDYMLKNGPFDGFLSFSQGAILAAALPGMQAQGVALGKVDKIKFLIEISGAKFGENRFGMPKLASNAFSKPIDCPSLHFIGEKDFMKAESIALLEAFQDPVVIHHPRGHTVPKLG
- the LOC100794918 gene encoding esterase AGAP003155 isoform X2 encodes the protein MEDHESQRKVRILCLHGFRTSGEILKQLVLRWPEPVLQKLELVFLDGPFPAQGRSDVEGIFDPPYFEWFQANEEFTEYTNFEECLAYIEDYMLKNGPFDGFLSFSQGAILAAALPGMQAQVDKIKFLIEISGAKFGENRFGMPKLASNAFSKPIDCPSLHFIGEKDFMKAESIALLEAFQDPVVIHHPRGHTVPKLDDYSLEIMVNFIDTIQRMI
- the LOC100794918 gene encoding esterase AGAP003155 isoform X1, encoding MEDHESQRKVRILCLHGFRTSGEILKQLVLRWPEPVLQKLELVFLDGPFPAQGRSDVEGIFDPPYFEWFQANEEFTEYTNFEECLAYIEDYMLKNGPFDGFLSFSQGAILAAALPGMQAQGVALGKVDKIKFLIEISGAKFGENRFGMPKLASNAFSKPIDCPSLHFIGEKDFMKAESIALLEAFQDPVVIHHPRGHTVPKLDDYSLEIMVNFIDTIQRMI